A genomic region of Salinibacterium sp. NK8237 contains the following coding sequences:
- a CDS encoding TetR/AcrR family transcriptional regulator, giving the protein MSSQEQLQRIALTEFSIAGYTGTSIHRIAELAGLSKSSVLYHFTSKEALLEAAVTPAIERLGSLVSALETSGMEPDKREAFLAKFVDFLFDCRQEVHMFINQGPSLVGVAVLERANDIVRRLAHVFAATTSHPHDAMRFGIALGGSAYLLCTSENLSLPIESDDDTRQALIAIMSELLAPVRSN; this is encoded by the coding sequence GTGTCTAGTCAAGAACAGCTTCAACGCATCGCGCTCACCGAGTTCTCTATTGCCGGTTACACCGGAACATCGATTCATCGTATCGCTGAACTCGCCGGGCTCTCTAAGTCGAGCGTTCTGTATCACTTCACCTCTAAAGAAGCGCTCCTTGAAGCCGCCGTCACACCCGCCATAGAAAGGCTCGGCTCTCTCGTCAGCGCCCTCGAGACCAGCGGGATGGAGCCCGACAAGCGGGAAGCCTTCCTCGCCAAGTTCGTCGACTTTCTCTTCGACTGTCGCCAAGAAGTACACATGTTCATCAATCAGGGGCCTTCGCTCGTCGGGGTAGCTGTGCTCGAGCGTGCGAACGACATTGTGCGCAGACTCGCGCACGTCTTTGCTGCGACGACATCACACCCCCACGACGCTATGCGCTTCGGGATCGCGCTCGGCGGCTCCGCCTACTTGCTTTGCACGTCAGAGAACCTCTCATTGCCCATCGAGTCTGACGACGACACTCGTCAAGCCCTCATCGCGATCATGAGCGAACTGCTCGCTCCTGTTCGCAGCAACTAA